The Amycolatopsis sp. DG1A-15b genome contains the following window.
GGCAGTCGATGAGGACGTAGTCGACGCCGATCTGGTCGAGGATCTCCGAGGAGATGGCCTCCTTGAGCCGGGACTCGCGGGACGCCATCGAGACGAGCTCGATCTCGGCGCCGGCGAGGTCGATCGTCGCCGGGACGCAGAAGAGGTTGGGGGACTGCTCGGTCGGCTGGGCCGCCTCCGCGAGCGTCACCTCACCGATGAGCACCTCGTAGATGGAAGGTGTCCCGGACCGGTGGTCGACGTCGAGCGCGGTGCTCGCGTTGCCCTGCGGATCGAGGTCGACGACGAGCGTCTTGAGCCCGTGGACCGCGAGCGCGGCGGCGAGGTTGACCGTGCTGGTGGTCTTGCCGACGCCGCCCTTCTGGTTGGCGACGGTCAGCACGCGACGGCGGCCGGGACGGGGAAGTGTCCTCTCGGGATTCAGCAGACGGGCGGCGCGGGCGGCTTCTTCGGCGATCGGGGTCCAGCCCACGTCGGGGGTGGTCTCCGTGGAGTCGGACGGCGGGGGATTCACCGGTCTCGACACCTCCTCCATGTTGACGTCTGGTCGATGGTCGAGTCGCGTCGTTTCACGTGGAACATCGCGGCCCGTTAACGCTTCCTGCTCCGCGCCTTCGGCTTGCTTGCTGCTGGGAGGCGACGGATCTTCACGACCGTGCTGGGGACCTCTAGTACTGCGGCACCGCATTCGACGATCAGCGGGTCAGCCCCGCCGGCCTTGCGGATGGCGGCGCCGTCCCGCGCGATCTCGTCCGCCGCG
Protein-coding sequences here:
- a CDS encoding ParA family protein; this encodes MEEVSRPVNPPPSDSTETTPDVGWTPIAEEAARAARLLNPERTLPRPGRRRVLTVANQKGGVGKTTSTVNLAAALAVHGLKTLVVDLDPQGNASTALDVDHRSGTPSIYEVLIGEVTLAEAAQPTEQSPNLFCVPATIDLAGAEIELVSMASRESRLKEAISSEILDQIGVDYVLIDCPPSLGLLTVNAMVAAQEVLIPIQCEYYALEGLGQLLSNIELVQQHLNRELRVSTILLTMYDGRTKLADQVTNEVRNHFGDTVLKTVIPRSVKVSEAPGYGQTVLAYDPGSRGAMSYVDAAKEIAERGAQMEKGSST